The region GCTGCCGCCGCCCTTGGCCAGGAACAGGAACTCGTAGCTCGGGTCGGTGCCGGGCTTGTTGTACAGCTCGATCTGCGCGGGTAGGTTGCTGCCGGTGTTGCGCTCGTCCCAGAAGTTCAGCGGCGCCATCTGGGAGTACCGCAGGTTGAGGTCTTGGTAGGCGTCGAAGATGCCCCGGGCCAGCGCCTCCTCATCGCGCCCGCCGGTGAGCACGGTCTCGGCGCGCTTGCCGATGACGATCGCGGTGCCGGTGTCCTGGCACATCGGCAGCACGCCGCCGGCGGACACGCACGCGTTGCGCAGCAGGTCGGTGGCCACGAACCGGTCGTTCGCGCTGGCCTCCGGGTCGTCGATGATCGCGCGCAGTTGCGCCAGGTGGGACGGGCGCAGCAGGTGCTGGATGTCCTTGATCGCCTCGGTTGCCAGGGCGGTGAGCGTGGTCGGCTCGACTTCGAGGAAGCGTCGCCCGACCGCCTCGACGACCCTGATGCCTTCGGTGGTCACCAGGCGGTAGTCGGTGTGGTCGGGGCCGAGGGCGAGCACCTCGGTGAAATCGAACTTGGTGGTCACGTCGCGGCTCCTTTGCGCGCGTTCGGGTTACGCGATGCCCAATACAACCGCGCGGTAGATCAGCGCGTCCACAGGGGTGCCCCAGGTGTGACGAATCGCCACCCGGCACGGGGTGGCACTCGACCGGCTCTGGTGGCGCGGAATCACACCTGCGAGCCTGGCGGCTGGACCTGTCGCCGCACCCCGGACGCGGTGCCCGAGCCACGGAGGTCGTTTTGCCGACGAGGAATCCTCTCGATGCGCTGGTCAACGTTCGCGACCTGGGCGGTCAGCCCGCCGGAAACGGAGCGGTGACGAGACCGGGCGTGGTGTACCGCGGTGACGCTCCGCATACCGGCGACCGCTGTCCGCAGGACATGCCCCGGTGGCCGCCGGCAGCCGTGCTGGATCTGCGAAATTCGGTGGAAACCGGTGACCGGGAGCACCCGCTCACGGCGGTCGCCACGGTGCACCGCGTGCGGCTGCTGGAGGAAGTTCAGGAAGCGGATGTCGAACTTGACGACGCCGCCCACGAGCTGACCGCGCTCTACCAGTCGATCCTCCAGGGCGCGCCGAAGACGCTGGTCGAGGTATTCCGCCTCGTCCTGGAGGCCGATGGCCCGATCCTGATCCACTGCGCCGCAGGCAAGGACCGCACGGGAGTGGTTTCGGCGATGCTGCTGAGCGCCGTCGGCGTGCGCCGAGACGCCATCATGGCCGACTACGTGCGCACCGACCGGAATATGTTCCGGGTTCTGCAACGCCTGAACGTGGCCCCTGAACTGCCGCCAGGCGTGGACGAGGAAATGGTCCGGGACCTCATGTCGACGCCGACGGAAGCGATCGAGAGCGTCCTGGACGCCTTCGCCGACCACGAAGACGGGGCCCAGGGCTGGCTTCGCTCCCACGGAGCCACAGACGAAGAACTACGACGCTGGCAACAGAAGTTCTTGGTGTGACGGAACTTACTCCCGTGTTCGCAGCTCTTGAGCGCATTGGGCCGCTGATAGCGACGCATCGCACCGGCCGGCTCTGACCAGGCCGTCCGTCCCACTGATGTCGATCGGCTGCGCTCCCGCACATAAAGATCGGGAGGCCGGACCCGCCCAGGCGACGAGTCCGCCCTCCCGGAGAAAGCGACGGAACGCCCGTCGCCGAAGTAGAAGCGGTGCTAGCGATGTTGCCGCCCCGCACTCAGCCGGTCAACGCGCCATCCGGGTGGACAGCAGTCACCGCATCGCGCGGGCCTGCGGGGCCGACAAGATCATCTGTGCCCGCGAAGCCACCTGTGGGAGCGGAATGCGCCCGCGAATTCCGCAGAGGCATTCCGTCCATTCATGCCTCGTTAGGACGCGTAGGCCCGGAGGCGGTCGGCGCGGTCGCCCTGGCGGAGCTTGGCCATGACTTCGCGCTCGATCTGGCGGACCCGCTCACGGGACAGCCCGAACGCCTTGCCGATCTGGTCCAGGGTGCGCGGCTGGCCGTCGTCGAGGCCGTAGCGCATCCGGATCACCGCCTGCTCCCGCTCTTCCAGGGTGGCCAGCACGCGCCGCAGGTCGTCCTGCAGGAATCCGGAGATCACCGCGTTCTCGGCATCGGCGGATTCGGAGTCCTCGATGAAGTCGCCGAGAGGCGCGTCCTCCTCGGCGCCGACCGGCATGTCCAGGCTGACCGGGTCGCGCGAGTGGTCCATCAGGTCGAGGATCTTCTCCACCGGGATGCCTGCCTCTTCGGAGAGCTCCTCGTCGGTGGCTTCGCGGCCGAGCTTCTGGTGCAGGTCGCGCTTGATCCGTGCCAGCTTGTTGACCTGCTCGACCAGGTGCACGGGCAGTCGGATGGTGCGGCTCTGGTCGGCCATGCCCCGGGTGATGGCCTGCCGGATCCACCAGGTCGCATAGGTGGAGAACTTGAAGCCCTTGGTGTAATCGAACTTCTCTACCGCCCGGATCAGGCCGAGGTTGCCCTCCTGGATCAGGTCCAGCAGCGGCATGCCGCGCCCGGTGTAGCGCTTGGCGAGGCTGACGACCAGGCGAAGGTTGGCCTCCATGAGGTGGTTCTTCGCCCGACGACCGTCCCGGACCACGGCGCCGAGATCGGAGCGCCGCTCGGGGGAGAGGTTCTTGCTGGTCTCCAGCAGGTGCTTGGCGAAAACTCCGGCCTCGATCCGCTTGGCGAGGTCGACCTCTTCCTGTGCGGTGAGCAGCGCGGTGCGCCCGATGCCGTTGAGGTAGACGCGCACCAAGTCGGCCGATGGACCCTGCGTGTCGAGGTCTTCGGCGATGGTGACGTCTGGCTTGGTGGTCTGCGGGACGGTCATTGAGCTCCCTCCCTGGCGGGCTGGCTTGGCGGGCGCAATTCACACCTTCGCGCCGTTGCGAGGCGTGGAAGACGCGTACGCTCGGAAGTACGAGGTCCGCGTCGACGTCTTGTCCGGCGCTGTCGATCGGTCCTGGTGACCTATCGGCATGGCCGTCGAAGCATCGTTACCTGGAAAACGACCGGCGAGCCGAATTCGTTCCCGATGTTCTCGCTGGAAAGACGTCACGGCGGTCACATTGGTTGCGCCGCCAAGCCTGAGGATTTGCTGAGAGCCCTCGTTACATTTAGACCTCAACCAAAAGTGTGAATGGCCCGTCGTTCACGCTCTCCACCGTCATCATCGCGCCGAACACCCCGGTGGCAACCCGGGCCCCCCGCTCACGCAGGTCCGCCACGACCGCGTCCACCAGCGGTTCGGCCTGTTCCGGCCGGGCCGCCTCGGTCCAGGACGGGCGGCGGCCCTTCCTAGTCGAACCGTAGAGCGTGAACTGGCTGACTACCAGCAGCGGCGCGCCCGCGGTGGCGCAGGACTCTTCGTCCCGCAAGGCCCGAATCTCGTGCAGTTTGCGCGCCATTTTGACGACTTCTTGATGCCCGTCGGAATGCGTCACGCCCAATAGCACTAACAGTCCGGGTTCTTCGATCTTGCCGACAACGACACCATCGACGGTTACTGAGGCGCGAGTGACCCGGGTGACGATTGCTCTCATCGGTCACCCCCTGTCCATTCCGCGGGTAGCAGCATTCCGTGCCGGACGAGTTCGCGCACCATTGGGATCGCGGCGCGAGTCAGGTCGTCGGCGTCTTCGCCATAGCCCATCGCGAGCAGTTCCAGAAGTTCGCCGATCGGCAGCGCCCCGCGGCAGCCGGCGAGCAGCCGGACACCAAGCTCGTCGATCTCATGCTGCCATCCCGGGCCGTCGGTGCGGTGCAGCCGGTGCACGAGCGGATTCCAGCCCTCGTCGCCGGGCTCCGAGACCGCCTCCAGAACCGTGCTGTCGGCAGTGACCAGGCGGGCCGCCAGTAGCGCAGCGGCGGAGTCGTGCCCGCGCAGCCAGTCGACCCGGCGCAGCCACTGCTCGGATTCCGGGCCGAGCGGGTCGTCGAAGGCGTGCCGGAGGTCTTCGCACACGACCTCGCCGCGCCCATCGGTGCGGCGCAGCGTGACGAACCCGAAGCCGATCCCGATCACGTCGTTGGCTCCGAACCAGTCCAGCCACTCGGCCGCCTTCCGCCGCCCTTGCGGGGAACGCGGATCGTACCCGGCGTCGCGCACCCAGGTGCCCACATACAGCGCGGGATCGGCGATGTCGCGCTGCACGAACCAGGCGTCCACACCGCCGCTCGGCGGCAGCCACCGGGACACCCGGTCCTGCCAGTCCTCGCCGTCCCGATGCACCCACGAGGCCAGCAACTGCCCGGTGCCACCCTCGTTCAAGAAGCTGGGCAGCTGACGCACGACCAGCGCGCTGGCGTCATCACCGGCCAGCCCCGAGTCGCGGTAGGTGAAGTCGGTGCGTGCCGGACCGACGACGAACGGCGGGTTGCACACGATCTGATCGAACTTGCGACCCCGCACCGGGTCGAACCACTCGCCCGCGGCGAGTTCGACGTCGACCCGGTTGAGCCGGAACGTCGCCTCGGCCAGCGCCAGTGCCCGCTTGGACACATCGGTCGCGATGATCCGCTGCGCGTGGGCGCTCGCGTGCAGGGCCTGCACGCCACATCCCGTGGCGAGGTCGAGCACCGAGTCCACCGGCCGCCGCGAGGTCGCCCGGACCAGGCTCAGCGATGCATGCCCGACGCCGAGCACGTGATCGGCCTCCACCGGCCGGCCGCCGCGCAGGTCCGAGTCCAGGTCCGAGACCACCCACCACGATTCGTCACCGACCCCGTGCGGGCGGATGTCGAGCCCAGCGCGCAGCCGGTCGCCGTCGGTCACGACGAGCCCGGCGGCTGTCGCTTCGGACACCGGCAACGGGTCCAGCGCGGCTGCGACTGCGGCCTGCGACTCGGCCTCACCCAGCAGGAACAGCCGGACCAGGGTGCCGAGCGAGCCCGCGTCGGCAGTCGCGCGCAAGGCGGGAACGGGTTCGCCGCGGCCCAAAGCAGCGTGCGCCTCGGCGCCGAGGAGTTCCACGACGCCGTCCGCGTCGTAACCAGCGGAGTGGAAGGCGTCGCGAAGTCGGTCGATGCGGTCATGGGACAGATCTGGAATCACGATCCCGATCCTCACACGCCCACCGCGACGTGCACCCAGCGCACACCCGCCGGTGCCGGCGGTGCCCGTCGGCCCTCCGCCTGGGCCCTCCTGCCCAGGCTGGGAGTCGCGTTCAGCAGGCCAGGGCGCCGGGGATGGACGGGTGTGAACTCCGGTCGACGGCGTGCCACGATTGGCCCATGACACGGAGCTTGTGGATGACCGGCGACGCCGAGGCCGACAGGCTGCTCAGCGAGGATCCTTTCGCCCTGCTCACCGGCATGCTTCTCGACCAGCAGATCGCGATGGAGATTGCGTTCAACGGGCCCAAGAAGATCGCCGACCGCATGGGCGGCTTCGACGTTATGAAGATCGCCGAGTGCGACCCGGAGGAGTTCGTCGAGCTGTGCGTCGCCAAGCCGGCGATCCACCGCTACGGCGGGTCGATGGCGAAGCGGGTCCAGGCCCTCGCCCAGGAGATCGTCGAGCAATACGACGGCAAGACAGCGGCGATCTGGACTGAGGGCGACCCGGACGGCAAGGAAGTCTTGAAGCGGCTGAAGGCGCTGCCGGGCTTCGGCGACCAGAAGGCGCGGATTTTCCTCGCCCTTCTCGGCAAGCAGCGGGGTGTTCAGCCGACGGGCTGGCGCGAGGCTGCCGGTGCCTACGGCGACGCGGACGCCCGCCGGTCCATCGCCGACGTCGTTGACCAGCAGTCGCTCGACGAGGTGCGTGTCTGGAAGAAGGAACAGAAGGCTGCCGCCAAGGCCGCCAAGGGCTGACCGCCCGAAAACGTGGCCTCGTTGCGACGCCCGTGGCGTTAGCGTCGGCCGGGAGACGGCGGAACTACGGGCGGTAGTCGGATAACACCTGGCAACGTCAACACGGTCGCCATGTCAAGGGCCTGTGAGTCCGCACGGGCCTTCGCACTGGGGGCCGCCTATGAGTCGCTACGCCGTTGCCGCCGTCTTGTCGGGGCTGACCATCGTGATCGGAGCATGCAGCGCACCGTCGGCACAGTTGTTACCGCCTCCGGTTGCGCCCGCAGCGATGCCGTTGCCGGGCAAGATGTCGGCGCGCCCGCCGCTGGTCGCGCCGCTTCCCCGGCGCGCGCCCGGTGCGGTCGGGCGTACCTGCGAGCCGGACGCCGCGCCGCGATTCGACGACCCGAGTAATCCGAACACCATCACGAACACGGCGTGCGGCCGTGTCGATGCGAATGGCGAAGCGCGCTCTGGGGACCGGTCGATAGATGATCAGCTGACGGCGACGCGCAGCGAGCCGCAGGTTCCTGGCCCGGCGACCAACGCAGATCCGTGTGCCGGCCTGAGCCACGAGCAGTGCTACGGCACGCACGGTCCGTCGACGGCTGCCCCAGCGGCGGAATACCCGTCGACGGGTTCTCCGCCGGTCAACGACTCGCCGGTGGGCTCCACATCCGATGAGCCGCCGAGCCCACCAGCCACGTCGACCACGGCACCACCGACGAGCCGGCCGCCTGCGGCATCACCGACGAGCCCGCCGCCCACCAGCTCGATGCCCACGGCGACGAGAACCGCTTCGCCGACCACGTCCGGCTCGGCGCCCACCACGTCCGATCAGTCCACTGCGGAGTAGGACACCGTACGCGGTGATGTCGTCACCCCGCGCGCTGCGAATCGTTCCGAAGGGCGCGCGGGGGATCAGGCTGCGGCGGCGCCGGGACGCTGGTAGCGGTCGACGTACTCCTGCTCGGAGAGTTCGGCGATGGCGTACATGATCTCGTCGGTGATCGAGCGCAGGACCGGCAACGAGCTCTCCATCCCGGAGTAGCGGCCGAAGTCCAGCGGCTCGCCGAAGCGGACGGTCACCGGATGCCGCCGGGGGATCTTCTTACCGCGCGGCTGGAGCTTGTCCGTGCCGGTCAACGCGACCGGCACCACCGGTGCACCGGTGCTCAGCGCCAAGCGGGCGACGCCGGTTCGGCCCCGGTACAGCCGTCCGTCGGGCGAGCGCGTGCCCTCCGGGTGGATGCCGAACGCGCCGCCGCTGCGCAACACCTGCTCTGCGGCGTCCAGCGCCTCCTTCGCCGCGCGCCCGCGCCCGCGCTC is a window of Saccharopolyspora phatthalungensis DNA encoding:
- the dtd gene encoding D-aminoacyl-tRNA deacylase, coding for MRAIVTRVTRASVTVDGVVVGKIEEPGLLVLLGVTHSDGHQEVVKMARKLHEIRALRDEESCATAGAPLLVVSQFTLYGSTRKGRRPSWTEAARPEQAEPLVDAVVADLRERGARVATGVFGAMMTVESVNDGPFTLLVEV
- a CDS encoding lysophospholipid acyltransferase family protein, with the translated sequence MLYAVSKRILDAVARTVYRPTVIDADKVPATGPVILAPNHLAVLDSFIVPLVLPRPVAFLAKAEYFQGTGAKGALTKWLFSSLGAIPVERGRGRAAKEALDAAEQVLRSGGAFGIHPEGTRSPDGRLYRGRTGVARLALSTGAPVVPVALTGTDKLQPRGKKIPRRHPVTVRFGEPLDFGRYSGMESSLPVLRSITDEIMYAIAELSEQEYVDRYQRPGAAAA
- a CDS encoding tyrosine-protein phosphatase, which gives rise to MPTRNPLDALVNVRDLGGQPAGNGAVTRPGVVYRGDAPHTGDRCPQDMPRWPPAAVLDLRNSVETGDREHPLTAVATVHRVRLLEEVQEADVELDDAAHELTALYQSILQGAPKTLVEVFRLVLEADGPILIHCAAGKDRTGVVSAMLLSAVGVRRDAIMADYVRTDRNMFRVLQRLNVAPELPPGVDEEMVRDLMSTPTEAIESVLDAFADHEDGAQGWLRSHGATDEELRRWQQKFLV
- a CDS encoding sigma-70 family RNA polymerase sigma factor; translated protein: MTVPQTTKPDVTIAEDLDTQGPSADLVRVYLNGIGRTALLTAQEEVDLAKRIEAGVFAKHLLETSKNLSPERRSDLGAVVRDGRRAKNHLMEANLRLVVSLAKRYTGRGMPLLDLIQEGNLGLIRAVEKFDYTKGFKFSTYATWWIRQAITRGMADQSRTIRLPVHLVEQVNKLARIKRDLHQKLGREATDEELSEEAGIPVEKILDLMDHSRDPVSLDMPVGAEEDAPLGDFIEDSESADAENAVISGFLQDDLRRVLATLEEREQAVIRMRYGLDDGQPRTLDQIGKAFGLSRERVRQIEREVMAKLRQGDRADRLRAYAS
- a CDS encoding N5-glutamine methyltransferase family protein, producing MIPDLSHDRIDRLRDAFHSAGYDADGVVELLGAEAHAALGRGEPVPALRATADAGSLGTLVRLFLLGEAESQAAVAAALDPLPVSEATAAGLVVTDGDRLRAGLDIRPHGVGDESWWVVSDLDSDLRGGRPVEADHVLGVGHASLSLVRATSRRPVDSVLDLATGCGVQALHASAHAQRIIATDVSKRALALAEATFRLNRVDVELAAGEWFDPVRGRKFDQIVCNPPFVVGPARTDFTYRDSGLAGDDASALVVRQLPSFLNEGGTGQLLASWVHRDGEDWQDRVSRWLPPSGGVDAWFVQRDIADPALYVGTWVRDAGYDPRSPQGRRKAAEWLDWFGANDVIGIGFGFVTLRRTDGRGEVVCEDLRHAFDDPLGPESEQWLRRVDWLRGHDSAAALLAARLVTADSTVLEAVSEPGDEGWNPLVHRLHRTDGPGWQHEIDELGVRLLAGCRGALPIGELLELLAMGYGEDADDLTRAAIPMVRELVRHGMLLPAEWTGGDR
- a CDS encoding HhH-GPD-type base excision DNA repair protein yields the protein MTRSLWMTGDAEADRLLSEDPFALLTGMLLDQQIAMEIAFNGPKKIADRMGGFDVMKIAECDPEEFVELCVAKPAIHRYGGSMAKRVQALAQEIVEQYDGKTAAIWTEGDPDGKEVLKRLKALPGFGDQKARIFLALLGKQRGVQPTGWREAAGAYGDADARRSIADVVDQQSLDEVRVWKKEQKAAAKAAKG